From a region of the Paenibacillus lutimineralis genome:
- a CDS encoding GNVR domain-containing protein — MIAFLITLLICVGGVFLLNAIVKPQYQATASLVATLASAESGTYNDFLASQALTKTYEDAIQSRYIANEAKKKLNTKETAYELLERVKVRTDPGTLVIILYAKHDHPQEAVDIANSFADAFIEKSTDIVPNANVIVLDYANMEDASIPVSPRKMLNLAIGTFIGFFAGLVIVLYLERKRGSRRRPLRHINTESM, encoded by the coding sequence ATGATTGCCTTCTTGATTACGCTTCTAATTTGTGTGGGAGGCGTTTTTTTGTTGAATGCAATTGTAAAGCCTCAATATCAGGCCACTGCTAGTCTAGTAGCAACTCTGGCTTCGGCGGAATCGGGGACTTATAACGACTTCTTGGCCAGCCAGGCCCTGACGAAGACATATGAGGATGCGATCCAGAGTCGTTATATCGCCAATGAAGCGAAGAAGAAATTGAATACGAAGGAGACGGCATATGAGCTTCTGGAGAGGGTTAAGGTCAGAACAGACCCTGGCACTTTGGTTATCATCCTATATGCCAAGCATGATCATCCCCAGGAGGCCGTAGATATCGCTAACAGCTTTGCGGATGCATTTATAGAAAAATCTACAGATATCGTTCCTAATGCGAATGTGATTGTACTGGATTATGCCAACATGGAGGACGCATCGATTCCGGTAAGTCCGCGCAAGATGCTGAATCTGGCGATTGGCACCTTTATTGGCTTCTTCGCGGGATTAGTTATTGTGTTATATCTGGAACGGAAGAGAGGCTCCCGCAGACGTCCGCTGCGTCACATAAATACAGAATCTATGTAA